CTCCTCGGGGGTAAGGTAGTCAATCAGGAAGCCTTCGTCCAGGTGCGAGCCGGTGTACTGTTTCCAGTCTTCGGTGGCGCGCACGTTCTCGCCTTTGCTGAATACCTCGCCTTTGGTGGGCCTGATCAAATCCAGAATCATCCGGAAGAAAGTGGTCTTGCCGGCGCCATTGTTGCCTACCAACCCTACGGTTTCGCCGGGCTGTACCACCAGGGCCGGAATATTCACTACCGTTACGCCGTTGTAGTTCTTTTGGAGGTCGCGTACTTCTATCATATGGTTATTTTTTAGACACAAGAACCAGGTGCCAAACACCATACCCTTATGTGGTTTTAACTTCTTTTACCTGTAGCCAACTAGCTACCTTTTACAATTTCCCTTATAGCTATATCTGCCGGTAGCCGGCGGCAATGGTGTATTTCTCCTGCTGGAAACGCTTTACTACCACGCCCAGCAACTGCTTATGAAACAGGAAACCCAGAAGACCCGCCACGGCTAGCGCCGCTATGCCCCACCAGGGGTTACCTAATAAGGAGAAGGCGAAATAAAGGAGGATGGGCAGTAACATGGCAGGCAGCATCATGATGAACTGTGAGGCCCCCACGCCCTGCCAATTGAAAGAGGCGCTTTTGCTCAGGTCAATCCGTTTCTTGTTGTAGGTGCTCAGGTACAGCACCACAAAGGTGTTAATGCCAATGTTGTACAGAAAGCAGGCCGTGTTTATCAACATGATCTTGCCGCCAGCAGCAGGCATTAAGCCGTACAACAGCGTCACCAGATAGGCCACGGTGCAGGCGGGCACAAACATCCAGAACTTGCCCAGATAGAACGTATAGGGGCTCAGGCGCTTGGTGAGCAGGGCATCAAAATGGGCACTTTGCCAGCCCGGCACAAACTGTCCGTAGCTCAGCATCATGAACCCCGTCATGAAAATGCCTGGGAAAATGAGCATGGCAAAGCCGTTTGTGTAGATTTTGTTAGTGTAAAAAAGGAAGCCGTACGCCATGAAGAGAACCGCCATGAGGATGGTGGATTTGGGCCGTTTATGGCGCATGATCAGCTTCAGCTCCAGTCCAATCAAAGTGCCTAACTCCCCAAACCGCTGCAGGAACCCAATCTCAGAGGAATCACCCACTTTAGCGGCTTTTCTAATGCGCATTTCCTCTGGGTACGTGTGTGCCACCAGGAACCGGTAGTTGAGCAGATACACGGCCACCAGCAGAACCAAGGGCACCAGTACCCATACCGCGTTGGTGCCTAAGGCATTGAAAAATGCCCCGGAGGCCGCTCCCAATGAGATATAACCCAGGTAATTAATGGCAGCCAAGGCCACTACGGCCAGCAGGAAACCACCCGTCACAAAGGGCTTTTCCACCAATTGGCGTTTGAAATACAGTGTTAAGTAGTTGTTGACCAGCGTGAGCAGGAAAAGGCCCGCCACCCAACTCCAGGCGCCACCCAGCCCGTATACCTCAGGCAACAGTTTCAGGGCGAAGGGAATGAACAACAGCAGCGGCAGGAAATTGAACAGGCTGGAGAGGGATTTCCAGAGCACAAAATGCACTAGCTTGCTTTTACCCACTGGCAGGTGCAGATACGGCTGAATGCCCAGCACCGGCAGTTCCTGCATCAGAAACCTGAAGCCCAGGTCAAAAAGGAAATAATAAAGCAGCACCCTGTTCACTAATTCCACCGGGTCCTCATCGGGCCAGCCGGCCTCCAGAATCTTGTCCAGGAACAGGCTGAGGAGCACCACATAGGACAGCAGCAGCAGTATGAAAAACCCCAGAACCAGGTTAATGGCCAGGTTCTTCTGCCACACCGATGACCGGGTGGATTCTTTCCATTGGTGCGAGAGCAGTAATCTGATCATAGGGCGCTTTATAGGAATCACTAATACCAGATTAGTAAGCGGCCTCAATTTTTTATTACAGCCTTTGCGCTATTTTATTTTCTGTTGCCTACCTGAAAACCTGCTTTTTACCGCCCTGGCCCATAAAAAAACGTCCCCTTTCCTACTCAGGAAAGGGGACGTTGGTGTTTTAAGCATGTTTTTTGTAAAACGGCCCTAAAACGCATTTGTCAATTGCAATGGCTTTCAGGAGCAGATGCTTTCAAGGCTAAGCGGCGGCTTCCAGGTTCTCCAGTTCGCCATAGGCCTGCTGCAGGGACTTAAGGTGATCCCCGAACATTTTCCTGATGTACCACTTCAAAAAGAAGTAGCCCAGCACCGCACCAATCACAAACCCTATCACCAGCCTAAGTCCCATCAAATCCCAGGGAAGGTGCGAGATGTTGATGCCCCGCGCCAGTTTCAGGTAGGCCAACTGCCCGGCAGCCAACCCGATGGGGGCCAGCAGCATATTGGTCCAGAAATACAGTCTGGTAAGCCCGGTGAGCATTTCTATGAGGTTCTTGAGCGTGGCCCTAAGGTTAGCCGTGGTCACGTTAAGGCTGCGCACATAGGTCAGGCGGGCCCAGAAATACGCCAAAAACGGCAGACACACCACCACTACCACCAGGCACAGCACCCTAAAGGCCAGGTCTCCGGAAGTAAAGATGGCCCCAGCCCCAAACAGAAGAATGGTCAGTACCTGCACCCCTAGCTCAAAGTAGATGTTCTGCTTCAGTTTGGTCACAGAATTCTCGGTACGGGCCTTTAACAGGACCGCTATCTGGTTTTCGGTGACCTTGTGCGCCGCCGCCGTCTGGGCGGCGTACGTCTGCCACACGTCTTTGAGGCTATCTAATTTCATCATACACCGGCGTTAACAACTTCTCTAGTTTGGCTTTTATTCTATTAAGCTTCACTCCCACATTAGACTTGGTGATACCGATAATCTCGGCCATCTCATCATAGGTTTTATCCTCTAAGTACAGCATGACAATGGCTTTCTCTACCTGAGAGAGTTGGTCAATGGCGGCGTAGAGGTACTTTATTTTCAATTCATACTCAGCGGAGGTATCCGGCGCGGCCGGAATCTGCAGGTCTGTCTCAGACAAGGACCCATGGTGCGGCCGTCGGCTTTCCTTCCGGAAACTGGAGACCGCCGTGTTCAGGGCCACCCGGTACATCCAAGTGCTTACTTTAGACTCGTGCTTAAACGTGGGATAGGACTTCCAAAGTTGCAGCACAATTTCCTGAAAGAGATCTTTCCGCTCCTCAGGGTCCCGGCAGTACATGCTGCACACCTTATGGATCAGGGCCTGATCCTGGGCAATGAGCTTAATGAATTCTGCACGAAGGGCCGGGTTCTCCACCGTTTTTAAGTTGGGGTTTGGGTATTAGTAGCCAAAGCCACGGGTAAATTACAATTTCCCGGGGAAAACTGCACGGGGAAAGGGGGTTTGGAGATACAGGTATGGGCGAGAATTATGCGTTTTGGGCCTGTCTTGCGGAAAACGGGCTAGAAACAGAGTTGATCTACAGAGGAGTGTCATCCCCCTACCCCCTTCAAAGGAGGACGAGGAAGAGGACTCAAGTGGTGGTTGGTGGCAGTAGTGGTTGTTGGTGAGAACACCAACAACGGCGGGCAGTATTGGGCATAGAAGAACAAAATATCAAAGAACGCTCTTTCGGATTTGCAATCCGGAAGTTACGAAAGGGGGATTTGTAATCCCCTTTGCGGCACCTTTCGAGTTTTAGTTATTTACCCACCATATGTGCTCTCCTGTGTAAACACCCCTCTGCGCTCCCCTCAAGGGGAGAGTCTGCGTTGTAGTAGGCACTATTGCGTTTTGAGGCTATTTATCGGGAAACGGCCTCAAAACGCAATTAATCAAAACCCCTCCCTCCCAAAACCAAGAAAGCCTTACCAGACACATCTGATAAGGCTTTCCTTCTAGCACTATTTTTCCCTTACGGAAAGATACCCAATGACTGGTAACTCACGCCTATCTTCTCAATAGCGGCATAAAAACCGGCGGTGCGCAGGTCTGTGATGCCTTTGATCTGGTGGGTGACTTCGCGCATTTCCTGGTAGGCGGTAATCATGGTGTCTTCCAGGCCGGAGTAGACAAGGTCCCGCTCATCGGCGCCGTGAATGATGAGGAGTTTTTCCTCGGCGCTAAGGCTTTTGCCGGTGGTTTTCTCAATGGTGTTCACCAGGCGTTTCAGGCTGGCTTCTTCGGCCCGCTTGCCCATACGCCCGAAGCGAACGTTAGACAGGTTCTTGAGCCACTCAAAGTAGGAAACCGTTACCCCGCCGGCGTTCAGGTACAAATCTGGGAGAATGATGACCCCGCGGGCGTGCAGAATGCGTTCGGCCTCCTGGGTGATAGGTCCGTTGGCGCCTTCGGCCACGATCTTGGCTTTCAGGCGCGGCGCGTTCTCCTCATGGATTACGTTCTCCAGGGCGGCCGGTAACAGCACATCACAGTCATACTCCAGCATTTCACTGGAATTAGGGATGAAGGCGCCTCCCTGGTACCCCTCAAAAGAGTTGTTTTCTTTGCGGTACTGGAAGATGCTGTCAATATCCAGCCCGTCTGGGTTAAAGATTCCGCCTTCCCGCTCAGCCACGCCAATGATGATGGCGCCATCGCCCTGTAGGAATTTACCGGCATGGTACCCCACGTTTCCTATCCCCTGGATAATGATACGCTTGCCAGCCACGCCGCTGGAAAGATTCAAAGGCTGCAATACCGCCCCGTCATGCAGGGCCTCGCGCAACCCGAAGAAGATGCCCAGACCGGTGGCCTCGGCGCGGCCCCTGATCCCGCCCTGGCCCACCGGTTTCCCGGTCACGCAGCCTAAGGCGTTGGTCTCGCCAAATTTGAAGGTATGGTAGGTATCGGCTATCCAGGCCATTTCACGGCTGCTGGTCCCGTAATCTGGGGCAGGCACGTCTACGGCCGGGCCGATGAGGTTCTTTTTGATCAACTCTGAGGCAAAGCGGCGGGTTACCCGTTCCAGCGTCTCTACGGAAGAGGTTCTGGGGTTTATCTTCACACCGCCCTTGGCGCCCCCGAAGGGCACGTCTACCACGGCGCATTTAAACGTCATCAGGCTGGCCAGGGCCACCACCTCATCTTCGTCTACGTGAATGCTATACCTGATCCCGCCCTTGGTGGGCAGTTTGTGTTGGCTGTGCTGGGCCCGTATTCCCTCAAACACCTGTACCTGCCCGTCCACCTCCACCGGAAAGTTTACCTTGTACACACTGTTGCAGATCTTGATCTGCGATAAAATGCCAGGATGAAGCTTGGAGTGTTGGGCGGCCTGGTCATAGTAGTAATGCACGCTGTCCAGGAACTCTCTTCCCGGGGAAATCTTTTGGCTCATAGTTTTCTACAGTTGGTGGTTACAGGGTACAACGTAGGGAGCCGCCGGTGCGTTGCTTAGGGGCCGGAATGTTCCACGGAGAACATTTGGGAAGTACCAGTTTTGGGCTACTTTCTGAAAAACACCCTTAAAACAGACTTCCTTCGGTTCCTACTCCTTTTTGGGTTTTACCAGATTAATGCAGAAATTACGGGATAGTTTGTAGTGCCTTATACCCATTCCCATCTAACATGACTTCTTTCTTTTCTTTGCCCCGCCTGGCCGCAATGGCCGCAGGGTTAGCATTATTTCCGCAGGTAACCCAGGCGCAAGCTATCATTAAGCAAGACCCTACCATCAAAGCCATGACCG
This Rufibacter radiotolerans DNA region includes the following protein-coding sequences:
- a CDS encoding RNA polymerase sigma factor — translated: MENPALRAEFIKLIAQDQALIHKVCSMYCRDPEERKDLFQEIVLQLWKSYPTFKHESKVSTWMYRVALNTAVSSFRKESRRPHHGSLSETDLQIPAAPDTSAEYELKIKYLYAAIDQLSQVEKAIVMLYLEDKTYDEMAEIIGITKSNVGVKLNRIKAKLEKLLTPVYDEIR
- a CDS encoding Glu/Leu/Phe/Val family dehydrogenase → MSQKISPGREFLDSVHYYYDQAAQHSKLHPGILSQIKICNSVYKVNFPVEVDGQVQVFEGIRAQHSQHKLPTKGGIRYSIHVDEDEVVALASLMTFKCAVVDVPFGGAKGGVKINPRTSSVETLERVTRRFASELIKKNLIGPAVDVPAPDYGTSSREMAWIADTYHTFKFGETNALGCVTGKPVGQGGIRGRAEATGLGIFFGLREALHDGAVLQPLNLSSGVAGKRIIIQGIGNVGYHAGKFLQGDGAIIIGVAEREGGIFNPDGLDIDSIFQYRKENNSFEGYQGGAFIPNSSEMLEYDCDVLLPAALENVIHEENAPRLKAKIVAEGANGPITQEAERILHARGVIILPDLYLNAGGVTVSYFEWLKNLSNVRFGRMGKRAEEASLKRLVNTIEKTTGKSLSAEEKLLIIHGADERDLVYSGLEDTMITAYQEMREVTHQIKGITDLRTAGFYAAIEKIGVSYQSLGIFP
- a CDS encoding DUF5687 family protein, which encodes MIRLLLSHQWKESTRSSVWQKNLAINLVLGFFILLLLSYVVLLSLFLDKILEAGWPDEDPVELVNRVLLYYFLFDLGFRFLMQELPVLGIQPYLHLPVGKSKLVHFVLWKSLSSLFNFLPLLLFIPFALKLLPEVYGLGGAWSWVAGLFLLTLVNNYLTLYFKRQLVEKPFVTGGFLLAVVALAAINYLGYISLGAASGAFFNALGTNAVWVLVPLVLLVAVYLLNYRFLVAHTYPEEMRIRKAAKVGDSSEIGFLQRFGELGTLIGLELKLIMRHKRPKSTILMAVLFMAYGFLFYTNKIYTNGFAMLIFPGIFMTGFMMLSYGQFVPGWQSAHFDALLTKRLSPYTFYLGKFWMFVPACTVAYLVTLLYGLMPAAGGKIMLINTACFLYNIGINTFVVLYLSTYNKKRIDLSKSASFNWQGVGASQFIMMLPAMLLPILLYFAFSLLGNPWWGIAALAVAGLLGFLFHKQLLGVVVKRFQQEKYTIAAGYRQI